The window CACCAATTGATCCAGCCGTTGGCAATCTGGGCTGAGGGCTACTTGACTTGGACGTCTAGCGAATCGGCGCGGTCCCATGGGTGCAGAAGCATTACCGCAACGACGAGAGACTTCATCCAGTTCTTGAGCAAGGCGTCGAGCCGTACTGAGAATTTCCGGAGACAGCTTGCCATTCATCTTAAAGATGGGTGAGACGCTGTTCCAGATGTTGCCTCCCGTAATATCGGATTGGTTCCCGGCGGCTGGGTTGCCAGCGTTCGCAGGAATGGCGAACAATCCACTGCTCAACAGTGCCGTGAATAGAACCCGACTCATCCATTTTGTTCTAAGCATGATTCTTTCTCCTAATGTGAGTTTTGAGTAATTTAAAACTTGAATGCCAAGCCAGTACCTAAGACAAATCGAGGCCCATCTCCAGCACCCACAATGTCCCGCACCGCAGGCGTAATCACCAAGGGGATGTTTTTAAAGGGCGCGAGTGAAAGCCCAACTCCCAAGTCTTGCCCACTCCACTCCGCGATTAAACTAACCGGTCGAGCAACACGAACCGCAACATTACCAAAAACACCGATTCCACCATCATCCTTGGCTACAGCATCTTCCGTGCGGAACTGTCCGTTACCGACACCCGCCGTAACCGCAACTCGGCTAAAGAGCGAGTTGATGTCGTCTCGCGTCCGGAACACTTTGCTAACCACACCATAAATGGAATTTTCAAAGTCATTACGACCGCCTAGATTAGCAAAGCCATTCCAGCCAGCGGCAACGGCTAAGCCATCACCAATTTGGCGGTGTACTTTGGCATTAAAACCGCCACCCCCAAAGTCTCGACTACCCCCAAAGCTAGCAGTCGTATAAGATAGCTCAACACCAACCGCTTTTTGTGCATCGCCCAACCCAACACCAATCACCGCACCGCCATCACTGACGTTACTGTACCGGGTTCGCTCCTGAAACGTTGCACCGATAAAACCGGTATTGTTATCCGCACCAAACCCAGTAGGAATATAAATACTCAGAGCGGGTGAAGCCTCAAATCCTTGATCAACTTTGACGTTCTCCAAATCCCGCAGCTCATTTTGCAACCCTTCAGCCTGCCGCAAAGTTTCAACCGGAGGACAGAATCTTGTTTGTACAGCCTGTGCGACAACCTTCCCTGTCTGCTGAGAATTGACAGCCTCCTGCGAGGCGGGAGCGTAGGCAAGACAGGAAGATGTTGGTGTGGCCTGTGCCACAATGTCCCTAGTCTGCTCAGGATTGACCGTTCCTGGGAGAGTGGGAATCTCACGATTAGAGAGGGACGTTGCACTCCACTCCAACGTCGGAACTCCCTGTAAATCCCGCGCACTGTTGCTCTGTAAAGCCGCAAGGTTTTTCGCGGCAACAAGTTGCGGGTTACGGCTTGGGGATGGGGAATTGGAGGCAGGGGAGGCAGAAGCCGTGGAGGAAAAATTTTCCTCCCGCTCCAGAAATTGTTGACTTGGCTCAGTCTCCACTCCCCGGATTGATGGCTCATTTTGAACCGATGTCCGCGCCAGTCTCACCTCTGTTCCTGGCGGTGCCATGTTCGCACGAATGGATTCAGAAGCTGCCGTCTTCAGAGTTGGTGCAACGGCTTCTGATTCGCCGAGGCTCGATGGAGTGACAAGAGGTGCTGAAGCTTGAGCAAATTCCGGTGCAAATTCTTGTACGTTTAGGGATTCCGGCGAGGCAACGGCACTCTGGCTAGAAGCCAGCCTCGCTTCTTCTGCTGCCGTGGGAAGCCCATCGCCTGCCTGTTTAATTTGTGATTGTTGAGCAAGGTCTACTACGGGAGCCGCAAAGGCTTGATGGGCAAAATCCTGAGCGGCAAGGGCAGCTAAGGTATAAATGGCAACACTGGAAGCCTGCCTTAGAGGGGAAGCCAACCCATTTTTGGATAGGTTCGGTAAATCTTTCAGCTCTAACTTGACTGGATTCTTATCAGGTCGATGCTCAAAAAGTAAATCTCGGTGAGAACATTGAGTGAAAGTCTCTTTTGACACAAACAGCTCCTAATTAAAGATGCTGTCCACTTTTACAGAAACTCTGTTAATAATCAGGATAAATTAAACTTTATATATTGACAAAGATGCAAAGTTGTGCATAAATTTTCTCTAAAAGAAAAATTTGAGCAGCGCTAAGCTATATCAACGCGAGCAAACCCAAAAAGCGTTGCACATTGCTCTATGGAGTGGCAAACCCAATAAGTCCAGCCTGTTTGAAGAGTACAGGCTCGACTTTAATACCTAAAAGGCGCTCCCAGTCGGCAAGCCCATTAGTCTTATTCCTTTGACCTGCCTTCGATGCTTAAGTTCCCTGATTAAGTCAGCTTTTGGCTCACCGACCACTGTGGAGGCCAGTCTAACTGAGAGGATGAATTACATCGTTATCGGCTAGCATAAGCCGCATTCAACAATTGGGCCAACACAGAGCGAATCGCCCGAAGTTCATCAGGGTTATTGGTGAGTAGAGCAAGCGTACTGCTTTCAATAAACACATTGTAGGAACGAATCACGTTCTGGCACTGAGCGGCCTCAACGTTACCATTGGCGGTCAATCCCACCATGCTAAGCACCAAGTTCCGGGAGAGTTGCACATCAGCTCCGGCATTGACCAAACCGTTCACAAACTGCGTCACTCTGGCATCCACATTGGTCGTGTTATTCAGGATAATAAACAAGGTTTGCTGCACGGTTGGAGCGACTGCCGCTTGAGAAGCATCTGTCGCAACAATCGCTAAGCTTTGCTGCTGTAGCTGCTGATTAATTGAAATAGCGGCACTGTTGACAGAACTTTGAATTCCTGGGTTGGCGAAAGCGATGAGTCTGCGGCGACCACCACCGCCACCACTAAAGTTAAAACCACCCGCCACATCACTCGTTGTGATAATCACACCCGTGATATCGGACTGGTTGCCTGACTGCGCTTGAGCTTGTGGGGTTTGAGCAACAACACCTGAAATCGCTAGGGCAAAACCCAAGCTCAACTGTAAAGGAAGATGTTTAATGTTCATAACTTTACCTTGATAAGGATGACTTAAAACCGGATGCCGTAACCAACACCGAGAATGAACCGGACACCATCTCCAGCATTACCTGTCACATCAGCCGCCGCCGGGGTAATCACGAGGGGCACACCACGAATGGGATAAATCGAGGCTCCCAAATTCAAATCTTGACCCGTCCATTCGGCAATCAGGTTAACGGGTTCAGCCACTTTTAGAGCTACACTACCAAACACATTGGTCCCGCCTTCTCGATTGTTAACCTTCTCTTCTGAACGGAAACGACCCCCACCTAAGCCGAGGGAAACCGTGAGCGCGCTTAAGGGATCAGTGGGGTCTTGAGTTAGGGGAAGGACTTTAGTGACAACCCCGTAAACACTCTTGCCTGCATCGTTATTCCCCCAATCAATCGCATTCTCAACACCAACGGCAACGGCTAAGTCACCGCCCGTCTCATTGGTAAAGGTGCGGTGTACCTTAAAACTCACGCCACCATTTTCCCCAAAACCTTGCCGGAGGGTAGAATAAGAGGTGACCGCGACTTCAGCCGCCACTAGCTTTCTGGCATCCCCTAAACCAAAACCTGCGGTAACGGCACCATCATCAGTATTCGTAAAGCGGGTTCGTTCTTGATAGCCAAAGCCCACAAAAGCATCACGCCATTGAGCGCCAAACCCTGTGGGTGTACTAATACTGGTGCCGCCGCCAAATAGTCGCCGAGTGATGGTCGAAACAGGCGGTTCTGGAAGGCGATACTGTTGTCTCAAAGCCGCCAGATCATTTTGGGGCGGGGGAGAAGGCTGTGTTGCAACGGGGGGTTGGTAGCCAATGATATAGCGTGATGCCATATCCGAAGGATTAACGGGTGGCAGAGTACCCTCTTTCACTAAAGCCTGATAGATAAAGGCCGCTACGTCGGCGCGAGTGGCGTTGATGTTGGGATTTAAGAGAGCAACATTTGGGTAGTTAACCACCAGTTGATTCAATGTTGCCGCCGCCACCTTAGGACGGGCAAAATCAGGAATTTGTGCAGCGTCTTGAAAGCTACTGTTTAAGACGGAGGCGACTTGGGTAGGTGGAGACAGATCCAGTCCAGTCACCAGAGAGACTAACACCTGAACGCGAGGAATATTTTGTTCAGGCAGGAAGATACTGTTGGGGTATCCTTCCAGAAATCCTGTGCGATAAGCCGTTTGAATTGCCTCGAATCCCCAGTAATTGCTAGGGACATCCACAAACTGAGTGCCTGGGCGTTCAGCCGCTCGGGGAAACGCCTTACGAATCATTGCCGCAAACTGAGCGCGGGTTACTGGGTCATCGGGTCGGAATGTTCCATCGGGAAAACCCAGAATCACACCCCGTTCTGCTAGGGTTTCAATAAATGTCTGTGCCCAGTGACCTTGAACATCAGGAAAGGTTCTGTACTGAGCCAGTTGCATGGCGGTTGCTCTTGCCGGTTGTTGTTGCCCTACACTGACGGTGGTGGGCTGGCTCTGGTTGGGCACAGTGCTCCCCTGATCTGGAGCTTGGGGACGAAGAGCCTCGGCTCCCAGCATATTTTTCAGGAGAGATTGACCCAAAGAACCACCAGAAGAAGCCTTAGCTGTCGTTTTAGGAGGAGAGGGCGGTGTGGGATTGGCAACACCCGCCACAGCGGATAGCATAGTACTGCTTAAGATAGAGCTGATTAAGATATGCGCCCAAAGGCGTAGATTTTTGCTGACTTGATAGAAACGACCCGTGCATCTGGCTTTCCTCATCACCATTTCCTACTATGCGTGCAGTTGAGTTAATACCTCAAAGGTACACGAGGTTAGTCTATTTTATGTCATCACTATATCTTCCGGAACTTTCCCCAAAAATAGAGTGACTTGGTGTAAAGAGAGTCAACATTTGATTAATCGAGACGGTTTGAAAGTGAGCCCAAAAAGACCCTTTGAGATGTTTTGTCGAATCGGTATGACAGGTAGTGGTATGAGGAAACGCCTGAATCCACCCATCGCGGGTTTAACCTTGATCACATTGATGGCGACGGCTGTACCCGCTCCTAGCCATGCCCAACTTCCCACCTTACCAGCTCCTAGGGATTCACAAACTTCCCCTTCCCCTAATCCGAACAATGTTCCATTTCCTCCAGCATCTGCGCTTGAGGGTTCCCCAATTCCCTCATTTTCCACGCCTCCCTCATCCCCGGAGGCACCCCCTCCTCCGGCTGGGAGTCGCCCCTCTGGATTTAGTAACTTACCACCGGAAACCCCTTACACCCTCGGCGCTGGCGATCGCGTCAGAGTTGATGTCTTTGATGTTCCTGAATACAGTGGCGAGTTTGCGGTTTTAGTGGATGGTACCCTGAACCTACCGGTGATTGGTGCCGTTACCGTGCGAGGGCGGACACTGCAACAAGCCAGTGAAACCATTTCTCAACTCTATGCTCGCTACGTGAGGCGTCCCCTTGTCACCGTAGGACTCCTAGCTCCCCGCCCCGTCACGATTGCCGTCGCGGGTGAAGTCAATCGTCCGGGAACTTACACCGCAGGTGCTCAAGGTGGCGCTGGTGCTGGTACAGTCGCAGGACAATTTCCCACCGTCACCCAGGCGATTACTCTGGCGGGTGGCATTACTCAAGCGGCTGCTGTAGGGGAGGTCAAACTCCGGCGTCGTAATTCACCCACAACCTACACCATTAACCTCTGGGCTTTATTAAACCAGGGCGACATCTCCCAAGATGTAGCGTTAAGAGATGGAGACACCCTGTTTATCCCCACGGTTACGGATGTCAATCCCACCGACACTCGGACACTGGCGGATGCTAGTTTCGCCAACCGACAAGCTCAACCGATTAATATTGCGATCGTGGGCGAAGTTGCTCGTCCTGGCCCTTATGAAATCACAGGTGGAGGAGCCGGGACGGGCGGTGCTACAGGCGCAGTCACCGGTGCCACGACGGGTGTAGCGGCAGGCGGAGGCACGGCGGGCGGCCCACCAACGATCACCAAGGCGATTCAAGTGGCTGGAGGGATTACCTCCCAGGCGGATGTACGCTCTGTCACTATCCGGCGTCCAACTCGCTCAGGCCAATCCAAAGTCATTGAGGTCAATTTATGGGAGATGTTGCGTACCGGTGACATCTCTCAAGACGTAATCTTACAAAATGGCGACACCATTACAATTCCTACCGCCACGGCGATTGACCCCGCCGAGGCAACCATACTGGCTGGAGCGAGTATTTCTCCCAATACCATTGTGGTGAACGTGGTTGGGGAAGTGACCCGAGCCGGTGCTATCCCCGTGCCCCCCAACACCCCCTTGAATCAAGCCATACTGGCAGCAGGTGGATTTAACACTCGCGCCAAGAAGAGTAAGGTTGACCTAATTCGCCTCAATCCCAATGGCTCGGTTTCCAAACGAGAAGTTGAGGTCGATTTGGCTCAGGGCATTAATGAAGAAGGTAATCCTACTTTACGCAACAATGATGTTGTGGTTGTCAGACGCTCTACCGTCGCTAGCATTGGGGATACTCTGGGTACGGTTTTGTCACCGATTACTAACTTCTTCGGCTTCTTAAACCTGTTTGGTTTTTAAACTGTTTAGATGGCTTGGCAATTAATCATGAGCGGTTTTTTCGGTTGTCTTTCGGGTTCAAGCGTTGGTGCCGACGACAACCGACTTAACCTTTTCGGGAGCCTCAAGTATTGGGAATGGCATGAGGGGGAAGGAGGCGGTTAACCAGATTCGCAATCTTCAGCCTTGATCCGCAGGGCGAGGGAGCATCAATTCCCACCCTGCCTAGATTCTGTGTAGTATCCTAGGCATACTAGATACAGAATTAGATAAACCAGTAAATTTTTTCCACATTCTTTCCATTTATCAAGAAGGGCGGGGGCAAGTATGGAGATGGGCAATATTCAAGATCCATTACTACCGAATGGCAATGGTAAGCGCTTGCCGTCAATGCCGCTCATCTATCCCACTAAACCGCCAGAGAATCCTGATGATGATGACCTCAATCTTCGGCAGCTATTGACCGTATTCAAGCGTCGTGCCCTTGTCATTGCTGGGGTCGCGATCGCTGTAACTTCGGGAATTGGTTTTTGGAGTTTTCGTCAGGAGCCAAAATACGAAAGTCGCTTCCAGCTTTTGGTCGAACCGGTCACAGCCGAGGGGGGAAAGCTGAACAAATTGGCACAAGTGCCCGGTGTCACTGATGTTCCCTATTCGGTTCTGGATTACGACACGCAAATTCAGGTGCTGCGTAGCCCGAATTTAATGAGTCCCATTCTTAAAGAAATCCAAAAGCGCTATCCCGACGTTAGCTACGATTCCCTAATTACCAGTACTAAGCTCAAAATTGGTCGATTGGAAGAAACAAAAATTCTAGAAGTCCGCTATCGGGACACAGACGCCAAAAAAGTTCGGGAAATCTTACACCAGGTTGCCAGGGGTTATTTGCGCTATTCACTGCAAGAGCGGCAGATGAACCTGAAGAAGGGTATTGAGTTTGTGGATAGTCAATTACCTCAACTACGCCTGCGGGTAGACAAACTCCAAGCTGATCTGCAAGCATTTCGGCAGCGCAACGAACTCCTCGACCCGGAAAGCCAATCCCAACAGCTCGCGATGCGGGTGAATACAATTGAGCAACAGCAGGTAGACACACAAGTCAAGATCAGAGAAAACCAATCTCTGTATGCTACCCTTACGTCACAACTGGGGTTGCAACCGGAGCAGGCGATCGCGACAACTAGCCTCAGTGAAGCTCCTCGCTACCAACAACTCCTCAACCAGCTACAAGAAATTGAAGCCAAAATTGCTAAGGAGTCAGCACGTTTTACGGAAGACAGCCCGACCATTGTTGCCCTACGCAACCAACAGCGCAATCTCCTACCTCTGCTGGAACAAGAATCCCAAAAAGTGATCGGGACGAATCTGCAACAGGCCGGTGTCACCAATGATTCACCGAGTTCGATTCGTAACCAACTGTCACAGCAACTGGTAGATGCCGCTAACCAAATTCAAGTTTTGCAAATGCGACAAAAGGCGATCGCTCAAGCTGAACGCCTGTTAAACCAGCAAGTTAGACAAATGCCGGTGGTTGCTCGCCAATACACCGATTTACAACGAGAACTGAATGTGGCGACGGAGAGCTTAAATCGCTTTCTGGGGGTTCGGGAGGGATTGCAAATTGAAGTTGCCCAGAAATCTCTGCCTTGGGAAATCATTTTAAAACCTGAAGTGCCTAAATTTCCGGTTTCTCCTAATAATGAGCGGAACCTTATTTTAGGTGCGATCGCGGGTTTATTATTGGGCACGGTTGTTGCCTTAATGGTCGAACGTTTAGACAATGTTTTCCACTCTCCCGATGAACTCAAAGACCGCACTAAACTGCCACTGCTGGGTGTCATTCCCTACAGCAAACAACTGAAAGAAATCATGCCTGCGGCTACTTTGGCTGATAAAATGCCAGAGCCAGAAGATGCCACACCCAAAAAGGGCAATCGCCGCCAGCCCCAATGGTATAAAGCATCGCCCTTTTTAGAATCCTTCCGTTCTCTGCATACCAATATTCGCTTTCTGGGTAGTGATACACCTATTCACTCCATTGTGATTAGCTCGGCAACACCAGGCGATGGCAAATCGACCGTTTCCGTTCACCTCGCTCAAGCGGCGGCAGCAATGGGGCAACGGGTACTGCTAGTCGATGCTGACTTGCGCTTACCACAGGTGCATAAAGTTTTGGGCTTGGAAAACCAAATTGGTCTGAGTAACGTAATTGCCACTGGATGTACGGCGAAACAAGCCATCCAGCGATTACCGATGTGGGATCACTTGTATGTCTTAACCGCTGGTCAGCTTCCACCTGACCCCACTCGGCTCCTATCTTCTAAGAAAATGCTGTATCTGATGGAGCAATTTCATGCCGTTTTTGACCTGGTGATTTACGATACACCCCCTGTCCTAGGACTGGCGGATGGTCAACTTTTGGCCGCTCATACCAATGGGGTTGTCATGGTAGGAGGATTGGGTAAAACGGATCGGTCAATGATGATGCAATCCTTAGATCGGCTGAGAATTTCTAACGCTACTGTTTTAGGTGTGGTTGCCAACGGTGTCAAGGGGTATACCACCCAATCTTACTATCATTATCAACACTACTATGCCCCAACTGAATCAGAAGTGATGAAGGCGAAGAAGCTGTTGCAAAAAAGGATGGGTTAACTACCCCTTTTTTAGTGGGGATAAGGTAGATGGCAGATGGAACAAAAAACCTAAGCTGAAAAGGGGGTTATCAAGACGGATTTTGTATCAAATGTTCTGAATTTGGGGTTGGAAGTTTAATCGTAAAAATCCTACCTTTTCTAATCGTTGACAAAAGCTTACCTCTAAAAAATTAAAAGAAAAGGCGATAAAGTCACCTACTGAGGCAGAATAATCCTATTATCATTGTTCGCAACTTTTCAACCCATTAACCACCACTAATCTTGGCTTTATAACCCATCTGAATCAGCAGTGGAACAAGTTTTTGAGTATGGTCACCCTGAATTTCTAGGGTATTATCCTTTACCGCACCCCCACTACCACACTGGGTTTTGAGTTGCTTTAATAACTTCGCTAAAGTTTCGGGCGTGGCTTGAAATCCACTAATGACGGTTACCGTTTTTCCCTTACGTCCCTTACGGGAAGCTTGTACCCTCAAATCTTGTTGATTGGCAGGTAGTTCTTGAACAGCTCGTTCAGTGGCAGCCGGCTTACTGCCCGAACCAAACTCTTGGTAAACAACACGATTGCCTGTGGCATCCCCTTTTTGGCTATCGCTAGAGGATTGAGAATTAGACGATTTCCGGTTTGATTTTGATGAAGTCATACCTTTTAACAAAATAGTGAAGATGAAGTATGAAAGATGAATTTTTACTTTCTCAGGTAACCCCTGGTAAACAAGTCGTTATGTTTATAATTCAACCTTCATACTTCAAGTATTATTGATTCACCTTGGCGCAAAAATTAGACTCTGCTGCTACGGTACCGTAATGGGAACCAAAGCATTCTCCGGTACATAAGTACGGTAAATCCCATTATCAGCAAAAACTAAAGTCAGCCGTATCGGATAATCGGGGCTAATTTGTAAATCGGCCCAAGGCACTGCCACCTCCAAGCACTGCTCAAATGCAGCTTGAGCACGACTGGCTCTGGGATGCCAAAGTAGATGCTCCCCAGCTTCCTCAAACCAAGTTGAGGCCGTTTGCAAATTAATCCCTAGATGGTGGTGGAACAGATAGTTCAACGGTGCCTCTTCCGGCAATTCTGCGATCGGTGCAGGACTGTTGTGCATAATTTGATCGGGGTAAAACCACAACAGGTGCAATTCTGAGGGAATGTCCTTACCCGGTTGCATCCCACTCTTGAAGTCAACGCGCAGGTAAAAGTTGAGGTGATCGACCCCGTACCATAGGCGCTGAACTGCACTGCTGCGGTGCATTGTACCTCGTGCGCCCCCAATCTCCAGACGACCCGCCTTATCCCAATCCTGCTCATCTCCCTTGCCATTGATCACAGGGTGAATGAAACTTTCGGGTTGATGGTCTCCCCGAATTTCGTGGATTTCTACCTCTTTTTTAAGATTGCGAGGAATCGGCTCATTCAAGCTGGTGTAAATGGCGCTGAGATGTTCCCGGAATAACTGGTCGAATATGGCATCGTGGTTAGAGGAATGACCCTCGCCAAACCACCAGAACCAATCTGAACCTTCCGCCGCATACAAGGCTTCCCAAACTTCTGGGTTATTTTCTTCCGTCGCTTCTGGATGATTCGCTAAGACTTGCCGTGCTTCTGTCAGCAAGTCCCAAGCTCGATTTTTGGCAGGGTCTCCAATCCAAGTGGTGAAGCTACCATCCACCCAGGAACCACTGTGGAGTTGTTCTGATGGAATAATTTCGGTGGCTGGAAACTGTTCGATAAATTCACTCACCGTTACCAGCTTGATATCTGAATGGTCGCTTAGGGTCTGATAAAGCGATTCTAGGAAGGGGATGCCGTCTTTGTAATAATACTCCCAGCAATTTTCCCCATCTAGAGCAATGGTGACCAACCATGGGTTTTCTAAGGAGGTGCCACCTTCATGTTGCCGAGATTTTAAAGAACGAGAAATTGCTTCTAAATGTCCCACCAAGTTGCTAGAAGCCTGCTTCGCATCCATGGTTCCATAAGTAAAACCAATTAAATCCGATAAGCGATGGTCTCGGAATACGATCGCCAGAGGGCCATAAGGGGTTTCCAGGCGATAGGGACGGTAGAGTACCTCCGGATCTACCACATTCCCGGCCTCATCCCGGTGGAAGAAGTGCTTCAGCGTACACCCCAACACCGCCTCATCGGAGCAAATCCACTCAAACCCTTGTTGAGCAATGTAAGGTAAAACCTCAGGGCTAACGGACTGCTCCGAAGGCCACAACCCACGCGGAGTTCGACCAAAGCGGTCTTGATACATCGTCCACGATTTCTTCAGGTGCCGGGGAATATCTTCTTCCCACTGAAATCGATGTTGGGGCAAGTTCATGTGAGGGACAGCCCGACGCCCTGCATTGGTATCTGCCAGTAGGGGCAAAATGGGGTGGGTGTAGGGTGTTGTGGTCACTTCTAGCTGACCGGCATCCTGCATTTTCCGGTGCTGGGGAATAATCCGACCGATGATTTCTCTCTGCTTGGAATAAATGCGTTGGCGATCGCTTAAGGTAAAATTCCGCCCTTGCTTTAACCATCCCTCAATCTCTGGGTCATCCCAAAACAGAGGGTCAATCCAGGCTAGATTGTGCCACGCCAGCAAGTCACTAAAATCTTCGAGCGTCCAATTATCCAGACACCATTCCCTTCCTTTGTCCTGTCGCAACCCGTACAGTTCCCGGTAGCGAGGATGGGGGTCAATCAGGGTGTGGTGATTGCCATCAAAAAAATGCTCGATGATAAATTGCTTCTGTTCGATGTTGAGCTGTTCGCTGGGTGTCAAAGCCACTTCCAGATAGGGATCGAACGCTTTACCCGCGACATAATCTTCGAGCTGCAAAATCAGCGAAGGAACCAAGTTCACTGTCTGATGCAGCTTGGGATAGCGCTCTAAAAGTAGCACTAAATCTAAGTAGTCTTTTGTACCATGTAACCGCACCCAAGGTAGACGGTATTGCCCTAGAGTACCCGATCCGCGATCGCGACATTTGTACAAGGGTTGGTGCTGATGCCAGATAAAAGCGACGTATAAGGGATAAGACATGCGTTTTGAGTCGGATGAGACGTGTGAGTCAAGAGTTGGGGAAGATCATGACAGTCCTCCCCGTCTTAACTCTTAACTTTTAACTCAAAACGGCTACATGACTTGCTCAACTTCAGCAATTTCTGGGATGAATTCGCGTAAGCGCCGCTCAATCCCCATTCTCAGGGTCATGGTTGAACTGGGGCAAGACCCGCAGGCACCTTGAAGCCGAAGTCTAACAATCGGGCCATCTAACTCGACGAGTTCGACATTTCCACCATCCGCCATCAAGTAGGGACGCAAGTCATCCAAAACTGTTTCGACGTTCTCAGGAGTTAGCGCCATTGCTTGGGACATAATTGTTCATCCTTTGTGCTTTGTGATTTTTTGATTGAATCGCAGCTATCTTCATCCTAGCTTCCTTGAGTAGAGCAGAAAGACTAGCTTTCAGCAATTAGCTTCGTTGTC of the Allocoleopsis franciscana PCC 7113 genome contains:
- a CDS encoding alpha-amylase/alpha-mannosidase — its product is MSYPLYVAFIWHQHQPLYKCRDRGSGTLGQYRLPWVRLHGTKDYLDLVLLLERYPKLHQTVNLVPSLILQLEDYVAGKAFDPYLEVALTPSEQLNIEQKQFIIEHFFDGNHHTLIDPHPRYRELYGLRQDKGREWCLDNWTLEDFSDLLAWHNLAWIDPLFWDDPEIEGWLKQGRNFTLSDRQRIYSKQREIIGRIIPQHRKMQDAGQLEVTTTPYTHPILPLLADTNAGRRAVPHMNLPQHRFQWEEDIPRHLKKSWTMYQDRFGRTPRGLWPSEQSVSPEVLPYIAQQGFEWICSDEAVLGCTLKHFFHRDEAGNVVDPEVLYRPYRLETPYGPLAIVFRDHRLSDLIGFTYGTMDAKQASSNLVGHLEAISRSLKSRQHEGGTSLENPWLVTIALDGENCWEYYYKDGIPFLESLYQTLSDHSDIKLVTVSEFIEQFPATEIIPSEQLHSGSWVDGSFTTWIGDPAKNRAWDLLTEARQVLANHPEATEENNPEVWEALYAAEGSDWFWWFGEGHSSNHDAIFDQLFREHLSAIYTSLNEPIPRNLKKEVEIHEIRGDHQPESFIHPVINGKGDEQDWDKAGRLEIGGARGTMHRSSAVQRLWYGVDHLNFYLRVDFKSGMQPGKDIPSELHLLWFYPDQIMHNSPAPIAELPEEAPLNYLFHHHLGINLQTASTWFEEAGEHLLWHPRASRAQAAFEQCLEVAVPWADLQISPDYPIRLTLVFADNGIYRTYVPENALVPITVP
- a CDS encoding polysaccharide biosynthesis/export family protein → MSPKRPFEMFCRIGMTGSGMRKRLNPPIAGLTLITLMATAVPAPSHAQLPTLPAPRDSQTSPSPNPNNVPFPPASALEGSPIPSFSTPPSSPEAPPPPAGSRPSGFSNLPPETPYTLGAGDRVRVDVFDVPEYSGEFAVLVDGTLNLPVIGAVTVRGRTLQQASETISQLYARYVRRPLVTVGLLAPRPVTIAVAGEVNRPGTYTAGAQGGAGAGTVAGQFPTVTQAITLAGGITQAAAVGEVKLRRRNSPTTYTINLWALLNQGDISQDVALRDGDTLFIPTVTDVNPTDTRTLADASFANRQAQPINIAIVGEVARPGPYEITGGGAGTGGATGAVTGATTGVAAGGGTAGGPPTITKAIQVAGGITSQADVRSVTIRRPTRSGQSKVIEVNLWEMLRTGDISQDVILQNGDTITIPTATAIDPAEATILAGASISPNTIVVNVVGEVTRAGAIPVPPNTPLNQAILAAGGFNTRAKKSKVDLIRLNPNGSVSKREVEVDLAQGINEEGNPTLRNNDVVVVRRSTVASIGDTLGTVLSPITNFFGFLNLFGF
- a CDS encoding S-layer homology domain-containing protein, yielding MRKARCTGRFYQVSKNLRLWAHILISSILSSTMLSAVAGVANPTPPSPPKTTAKASSGGSLGQSLLKNMLGAEALRPQAPDQGSTVPNQSQPTTVSVGQQQPARATAMQLAQYRTFPDVQGHWAQTFIETLAERGVILGFPDGTFRPDDPVTRAQFAAMIRKAFPRAAERPGTQFVDVPSNYWGFEAIQTAYRTGFLEGYPNSIFLPEQNIPRVQVLVSLVTGLDLSPPTQVASVLNSSFQDAAQIPDFARPKVAAATLNQLVVNYPNVALLNPNINATRADVAAFIYQALVKEGTLPPVNPSDMASRYIIGYQPPVATQPSPPPQNDLAALRQQYRLPEPPVSTITRRLFGGGTSISTPTGFGAQWRDAFVGFGYQERTRFTNTDDGAVTAGFGLGDARKLVAAEVAVTSYSTLRQGFGENGGVSFKVHRTFTNETGGDLAVAVGVENAIDWGNNDAGKSVYGVVTKVLPLTQDPTDPLSALTVSLGLGGGRFRSEEKVNNREGGTNVFGSVALKVAEPVNLIAEWTGQDLNLGASIYPIRGVPLVITPAAADVTGNAGDGVRFILGVGYGIRF
- a CDS encoding GumC family protein: MEMGNIQDPLLPNGNGKRLPSMPLIYPTKPPENPDDDDLNLRQLLTVFKRRALVIAGVAIAVTSGIGFWSFRQEPKYESRFQLLVEPVTAEGGKLNKLAQVPGVTDVPYSVLDYDTQIQVLRSPNLMSPILKEIQKRYPDVSYDSLITSTKLKIGRLEETKILEVRYRDTDAKKVREILHQVARGYLRYSLQERQMNLKKGIEFVDSQLPQLRLRVDKLQADLQAFRQRNELLDPESQSQQLAMRVNTIEQQQVDTQVKIRENQSLYATLTSQLGLQPEQAIATTSLSEAPRYQQLLNQLQEIEAKIAKESARFTEDSPTIVALRNQQRNLLPLLEQESQKVIGTNLQQAGVTNDSPSSIRNQLSQQLVDAANQIQVLQMRQKAIAQAERLLNQQVRQMPVVARQYTDLQRELNVATESLNRFLGVREGLQIEVAQKSLPWEIILKPEVPKFPVSPNNERNLILGAIAGLLLGTVVALMVERLDNVFHSPDELKDRTKLPLLGVIPYSKQLKEIMPAATLADKMPEPEDATPKKGNRRQPQWYKASPFLESFRSLHTNIRFLGSDTPIHSIVISSATPGDGKSTVSVHLAQAAAAMGQRVLLVDADLRLPQVHKVLGLENQIGLSNVIATGCTAKQAIQRLPMWDHLYVLTAGQLPPDPTRLLSSKKMLYLMEQFHAVFDLVIYDTPPVLGLADGQLLAAHTNGVVMVGGLGKTDRSMMMQSLDRLRISNATVLGVVANGVKGYTTQSYYHYQHYYAPTESEVMKAKKLLQKRMG
- a CDS encoding translation initiation factor, which encodes MTSSKSNRKSSNSQSSSDSQKGDATGNRVVYQEFGSGSKPAATERAVQELPANQQDLRVQASRKGRKGKTVTVISGFQATPETLAKLLKQLKTQCGSGGAVKDNTLEIQGDHTQKLVPLLIQMGYKAKISGG
- a CDS encoding NifU family protein; the protein is MSQAMALTPENVETVLDDLRPYLMADGGNVELVELDGPIVRLRLQGACGSCPSSTMTLRMGIERRLREFIPEIAEVEQVM